Proteins encoded by one window of bacterium:
- a CDS encoding modification methylase, with amino-acid sequence MGDWRNQLYFGDNLDVLRNKIGDESVDLIYLDPPFNSKADYNVLFKEVDGTPSAAQIHAFTDFWHWDEVAARTFHELVTGGNA; translated from the coding sequence CGCAACCAGCTTTACTTCGGCGACAACCTCGACGTTTTGCGAAACAAGATTGGCGACGAATCGGTAGACCTCATCTACCTCGACCCGCCGTTCAACTCCAAGGCCGACTACAACGTGCTGTTCAAGGAGGTTGACGGCACGCCGTCCGCGGCGCAGATACACGCGTTTACCGATTTCTGGCACTGGGACGAGGTTGCCGCGCGCACGTTTCACGAGCTTGTGACCGGCGGGAATGCGTAA